TGAAGGTGTATGAAAAAATACAGTACAACCAAATACTTTTAAAGGTAAATCAGAATGCAACCTACATGCTGAAAAATTCTTTTCGAAAATATCCAACGGTGTGCAGTAATTTAACACACGCGTAGGCATTGGATTTATGAGATAGGCTGCTGTTAGGACAGCATCTCCCCATAAATACTTTGGAACATTATCCTCAAACATAATGGCACGTGCTACTTCAAGATGTTTATTCTTCCTTTCAGCAATGCCATTTTGTTGGGGTGTATTGGGGCATGTAGATTGATGTTGAATACCTATTTTTTGAAGAATTTCACCAAGATTTTTGTTAAAGAATTCAGTACCATTATCACTTCTTAATATTGAAATTTTTGTGTCAAATTGAGTTTTtaccatttttgaaaaataacgAAAAATTTTAGAAACCTCGGATTTTTCATGCATGAGATAGATCCAACATAGTCGTGTGTGGTCATCGATAAAAGTCACAAACCATTTCTTTCCAAATTGAGTTGTTATTTTCGATGGACCCCATACATCACTATGAATCAACTGAAAAGGTTTAGATGCATGATAAGGTTGAGAGTAATAAGGAACTCTGACTCTTTGCACGAATACAACTTTCACATTAAGTAAGGAAGAATCAATATTCTTAAACAAACTTAGAAACAAATGTTTGAGATATGGAAAATTAGGGTGTCCTAGTCTATTGTGTCAGAGCATTATTTGGTCCTTTATAGGCATAGAACTTATACCACTAAGTCCTTGAGTTACTTTATCTTCCAAAATATCCTCAAAATGATAGAGTCCGTCCATCATCTTAGCATTGCCAATCATCTTTTCCGAGGTCCGGTCCTGAAAAATACCATGAGTGTCAAAGAATGTCACAGCACAATTGGAATCTTTGCAGATTTTACTAATAGAGAGAAGATTACAAGAAAGTTTTGGTACATGTAGGACATTTTTTAGGTTAATGTTTATGGACAATTGTACCTTTTCTAACAATGGATGAAAAACTACCATCAGCAGCTCTAATTTTTCTCATTTTCAAAAGGAGAATAagttttaaataaaagaaagaggCTGGTCATATGGTCAGATGCACTTGAATCGACAATCCATGGTGCATTCAAGTTTGAAGTGCAGTTAAGGGACATAGGAATACTAAAATTATctgtttgagctaaagaaccACTAGGAGTATTAGATACAGAACTGGAATTTAACAGCCTTATGAGTTGATCAACCTATTCCTTACTCAAGGATGATTTTTTAGCCTCATGAGCAGTTGGGGTAGAACGTATTTTGAGACCAGGTTTGCTGCCTTTAAGATGTGCTGGTTTTTCATGAATCTTCCGGCAGGTTTCTCGGGTGTGACGAGGTTTATTGCAGTGGTCACACCAAAGATTGGAAGGATGTTTTTGATTTGATGAACTTTTAAGTGCAGCAGGTGCTACTAAGAGTGCATTAGACTCCAAAGAAGTCTGTTCAGTCTTGCCTTTCCTCATCATCACTACTCTACGAGTTTTCTCTCTTCTAACCTCAGCAAAAACTTCTCCAATTGAGGGTAGGATTGCTCTTTCAATAATTCTGCCACGAACTTCATGTAGCTCCACATTGAGGCCTGCAAGAAATTGAAATATCCTCCATTCTTCCACTGTTTGTTGGTGGTGTTTGGCATCAGCGGCTGAAATCCACTTGTAGTTATTGAAGTGGTTAAGGTCCTGCCACACCCGCTTCAATGTGTGAAAATATTTGGTGACATTGTCACTCCCTTGTTGAATTTCTCTAGCTTTTAGAGTAAGTTCATAAATTTGGGATTTATTCCCAAGATCAGAGTACATTTTCTTGATATTATCCCACAATTCTTTGGCAGTGGTATAGTACATATAGTTACTACTGATATCCTCCTCCATTGAGTTCACCAGCCATGTCATCACCATGGAATTTTCGGTAGTATCCCTCACATTATATTGTGTGTCAGTGACGTTAGGCTGGCTTCGCTCACCGGTGAGATATCCAATCTTTTCTCCTTGACGAATGTACATCTGAACTGATTGAGACCACCTAAGGTAGTTTGACTCATTGAGTCGAAATGTGGTGATCTGAACTGAATGTGAGTAACCACTAACTAGTACCCGTTGCtcagattttaaatttgatggAGTAGGAGTGGTGTTCTTTTGTTCATGATTAATGACTGAGGAACTGTCAGCCATATCTATAAATTAGAGGTACAGTGCAGAGATTCTGCTCTGATACCAACTTGAAGTGTctgaatattatatatattcaaatGTACAGGAAATCATCTCTTTATAGAGGAATTACAGAAATAGAAATAactagaaaatgaaaaaaatactagcctaaaataaagaaagatttctaatcataaaattcctaaaaataagttaaactaAAACTGAAAAggatattataattaattttatttatagaaAAGATTCATGAAATAAATTAGGaatctgattttgattttgatttgatctaGTCACCAAGATCTATCCCACATCCATCAAAGAAAGACAACTCTCCTAAAAAGACCTTTTGAGGAAGATGAAATTAGCTAGTTATTTGGTGTATGGACAAAGACAAGACATTTGGTTCAGATGGTTTAACTGCAACATTTTTTTACGGCTGCTGGGGTATCTTTAAATATCTTCTCAAGGTGTTTGATGAACTTCATAAGAATGGAAAGATTGGTGTTAACATTACTTCTACTTTCATCACTCTAATTCCTAAGATAGACAAGTTAGTTAGAGTAAAAGATTCCAGAACTATAGCGCTAGTCACTGGTTTGTATAAGATCTTCACAAAGGTCCTTTCAATCCTCGTTTGAAGTTTTGTGGGACAACCATTTCGAAAAGTCAACGTATTTTTGTAGCAGGAAGGTAGATTTTGGATGTAGCTTTGGTTGCTAACGAGGTGGTCTCTGGTATGAAAAAGTGAGCGAGAGTGTTTAGTGTTCAAATTAGATTTTGAGAGTTTATGATAGGGTCAAATGGGGTTTTTGGATAAGGTGTTAAATGATTTTTGGATAAGGAAAAGGATTTGGTTTTAAATGGACAAACTGGATTTTCTACCTTGCTACAATTACTTTCTCAGCTTAGACATGGTTAATGATGAGCCAAAGTCGTGGTTCCATGGTGAGAGGAGTTTGAGGCAAGGTGACTATCTATTTTCCTTATTCAATTTAGCGGTTAACTTCACTTATGCTACACCTGCGGTACATATCCGATCCCAAACTTGGATAAAGAAGGAGGGTTGTGTTAGGCCTTCGCCAACATAAAAACTTAGTCGAATCTTCATGATATGAATCAAAAACATTATTACGTTAAAGTTAGGTTGTTGCCTGTACGAGTGTTAAATGAGTAAGGGTTCCTGTGTTTATGTGAACGGATGAGGATAAATAAACTAGTTCACAAAGAAAAATGTAAAGGTAAAGGTCGGAGCGACAAAGGGTTGAAatttgggacatggaacataAGCGCTCTAACAAGAAAATCCATGGAGGTGGTGGATACCATGACAAGGAGAAAGATTAACATCATGTACctacaaaaaacaaaatgggTCAGCGTGAAGGCAAGAGAGTTCTTCGAgttcaaactttggtatactGGAACggtgaagaataggaatggggTAAGTATTATCGCGAataagcagtggaagaaggacGTAGTGGATATCAAGAGGGTGTGTGATTGGAgcatctctatcaaacttgtggaAGGAGGTATTTTTCATGTGATTAACGTTTAGGCACCGCAAGTGGATTTGGACGAGTAATACAAGATGATgttttgggaggatctagagGTTTTCTTAGAAagagatttaaatggccatgttgtTGGAAGAGAAGTAACTGGGTATAGAAGTATTCGCAGAAACCATGGTTTCGGGGTGGCCAATATCGAGGGTAAGACTATATTGGACTTTTCCTCAAACTTTGTGACcttctcatcgcaaatacatgttttaaaaagagagatgAATATCTTATAACCTATAGGAGTAGTATGACAAACTCTCAAATCGACTTGttgttgaggagagtcgaccgaaaattttgcattaattgtaaaattattatgGGAGAGAGTTTAACAACACAACATATGATGCTCGTCATGGATTTTTGCATTAAGTAAAAGTTGAGAAAAAGACAGcatacgaagaacccaaggacgaggtggtggcggatgaaaggtgagAAACAAAGAAGCTTTTTAAGATTGGTAGGAAAAGAGGTAAAGTGGGAAGGGAATGAAAGTGGAGAGaagatgtggagggagatggtagaagttattagaagaataGTAAAAGAAAGTTTTGGTAAAGTTAGAGGGATATGACCAAGAGACAAGAAATCCTGGTGGTGAAATGCGAGtgtacaagaaaagataaaggcaAAAAGGGAGTGCTCTAAAGAATGGTCTTTGTGCCGCAATGCAAATAATTGGGAAATATATAAGGtggctaagaaagagacaaaagtggctgtaagtgaagtAAGAACtagagcatatgagggtctctaccagtaTTTAGGCACGAAGGAATGAGGAAAATGTAcatatagaatcgcaaagagccgtgaaagaagaacgagagactTGGATCaagttaagtgcataaaggataaagaAAGGGAGGTTTTGGCTCAAGATGAAAAGATTAGTGAAAGGTAGAAGAACTACTTCTACAAGTTATTTAATAAAGAACAGAAGACTCTTTCGAGCATTGGTTGGCCATGCACGAGGGAAGAAGATTAAAACTTCGACTATTATTAAAGGAATCGAGAATTCGAGGCCAAAAAGGCTCTAACGCGGATGAAAAATGGTAGGTAGTAAGACCGGATAATATTGAGATTGAAGTTTGGAAGGGCTAGGAGAAAAAGGCATTAGttggttaaccaagctttttaatgagattttaaggtcaaagaagatgccagatgagtggagaaagagcacatTGGTatctatctacaagaataagggaGATATATAGAGTTGCGAAAATTATAGAAGGATCAAACTCATGAGTCATACCATGAAGTATTGGGAAAGAGTAATAGAACGGAGACTGAGCTAAGaaacacaagtaacagagaattAATTTGACTTAATGCTAGGCAGATCCACCACTAAAGCTACATACctgttaagaaggatgatgaagaTGTATCATAGTAATAAAATGGatctatatataatatttattaatttgaaAAAAGCGTACGATAGGGctccaagggaggtcttatggaagatTTTGGAAAGGAAGAGAGCAACAATCACATATTtgtgcaattaaagacatgtatgatggggtacaactagtgtgaagactcaaggtggtgtgacagaagaatttcctattggtataggattacatcAGGGATCATTCTTAAGTttataccttttcacattagtcttagAAGTACTCACAAAGCATATCTAAGAGCTTGTGCCATGATGCATGTTTTTTGTCGATAATATTGTCTTTATGGGAGAGTCAAAGAAAGACCTAAATAAAAAGTTGGAAtttattgagagaagctctagaagtgtatggtctgcacATAAGCCGTAGTAAGATAGAATATATAGAATGTAAGTTCGGCCGCGGAAGGAAAAACtctaatatagaggtgaagattggagaaaataTCGTACGAAGAGTTAAAAGTATATTGGATGCATCATATAAAATAATGGGGAGATTGAAcaaggatccaagcaggttggtcaaaatggtaGAGTGCGTCTGGTTTTATATGTGACAAAAAAatgtctttaaaatttaaaggtaaattctatcgcactgcTATCACACCGGCTATGCTTTATGGTATAGAGTGTTGGGCGGTCAAAGGGGAGTACGAACATAAGTTAAGTGTGatagagatgaagatgttgagatggatgagtggttgTACGTGATTGGATAGAATAAGGAACGAAGATATAAGAGAGTTAGAGTAGCACCTATTGTAGAAAAGATGGTAGAATCCCGTTTCAGGTGGTTTGAacgtgagaagaagaccgacaAAGCACCCAGTCAAGAGaatggatgagatggaagatggataAGTGGTGAAAGACAGAGGAAggcctaagaagaccatccataAGGTGGTCAAACAAGATCTatatgtaaacggtctctctgtagacatgatacatgataaAGCTAAATGACGTCTTTAAATCCATGTAGCCGACCCTACCTAGTGGGACaagactttgttgttgttgttgtattcAATTTAGTGGTTGATGTATATAATTAGTTGATCATTAGAGCAGGGAGGAGAGGGCTTGTTAAGAGTAGGATCCATAGGGAGTGCAATTTCTCATTTTCAGTTTGCCGATGATACCATTGTTTTCTTGGAAAAATGATAAGGAGAGCTTCTCTAATGCACTCTCCATCTTTAAGGTTTTCCAGCTAGCCTCTGGTTTAACAATCGATATGGTTAAAAATGGCTTAGTGGGGATTAATATTGACCCAACTCATCTCTTTGACATAGCATCTTTGGCTGGATGTCAAATTCTAAAATGgcctcttttttatttgggtGTTCCTTTAGGTGGGAGCCTTACTTGAACCTCTTTCTGGGATCCTATTGTGAAGAAGATTTCTAAGTATCAAGTTTGGAAAAGGAGCGTATTTCTTACTAGGAGGAAGGATCACTTCTATTCGGTTCTGCTTATCAAGTATCTCTCTTTATTTCCTATCTTTGTTTCGTATACCAAATGAAGTGCCTAAAACCATTGAGAAAATAATGCGGAACTTCTTTTGGTCTGGTGCAATGGATTTTACATTGGATCATCTGGTGAGTTGGGAGATTTTCTGTCTACCAAATAAACAAGGAGGACTGGGTTTTTGATAATAttgtattaaaaagaaaaaattagcTTGGCAACAAAATGGCAATGACTTTTTCCTGTAGAACCACATTCTCTTTGGCATAAGGTTATTAGAAACAAGTATGACTTGAACAGAAATTGATGGGATTCAAATCTTGCTTCACATGCTGCTCGTTCTAGCCCTTGGAAATTTATTTCTAGTGGTTATGTTACTTTCATACCTTTGCTTTCTTCAAAGGTAGGGGATGGATCTCGCTTTCTTTTAGGGGAAGATCATTGGCTAGGCGATGCTCCTTTTAACTTGTCTTTTCCATTTTACATAACTTTCCTGTTAGGGATTTGTATTCAATACAGGGTAGTCTTCCTATTCTTGGAATTTTCACTCTTTTAGAGATCTTAGTGATAGAGAGTCCATGGAGTTGGGAAATCTTTTAGGTCTGCTTGAAAATGCCCGTTAGGAAATCATTTATCTTCCTTGTTTCATGAGATTTATTTGAATGTTGGTTCTTTCAGGTGTGCTTTTATTGGATGAGATAATAAGTTCTTTTGGTGCTGAAGGATATCTGGCCATCGAAGATGCTGCAAAACGGTGGTTCACTGAGTCGCAAACAAGAAAAATGTCTGGGACTGCAAGCTGGTGGAGGGTATAGATAAAATTTTGGTTTCCTTTGTTCTTTGAATAATCTATAGTATGTCTGAGAGAGAATATAGTTGTGAAATTTAAATAACCTACAGTATTTAGAATATTCCGAgtctcaaacaagaaaaatgtcTGGCATTGCAAGCTGGTGGGGGGTATAGATAAAAAATTGGTTTTCCTGGGTCTTTGAATAATCTATTATGTTTGATAGAGAATATAATTTGTGAAATTGGATTTGTCTTCTGACATTTGTTACTTTAGAATATTGCTAGCTCTGAATTCCTTTTTTATTCTTTGATTTTCAGTCTGCAACTCTTTCCTTGCTTTGAGTTCTATTCATCTCGTTGAAAAGCTTGAAAGATTTATTCTGTTATTCTTAGCCATTTTATGCATGCTCATGGTTATTGAAAAGGCTGAGCCATTTGCAATGTTTATGATATGGCATACTGATTTAGCTTATTTGCGAATCATTTGTAGAGATATTCAGGTTGTTACGTCTCACTTTtgattataatttctaattCCTAACCATGGcacaacaattttttttttggcagTTAAGAGAAGCTACGCTCTTTGCCTTATCATCTCTTTCAGAACAACTGCTTGAGACAGAGGTTTTGGAATTTTGAATTCAATTGTTAATTCTTTTTCCAGCGACGTATTATTTTGCTTtgcaatttgatttttttttttttttttttttacatatgtTTCTTTCAGGAGACAGGGTTTGAATCAGCAAGCTTGAAACACCTGATTGAACAGCTTGTCAGTGATGACTCTCAAGCAGGTCGCATCTCGACTGTTCCCGCACCTCTTTAATGCTTCCAATTTGTTTCAGTTACTGCCATGGGTTCAATTATTAATGTCTTATTTGTCCATCATTTCTTGCAGGTCCTCTTGAATACCCTTTCTTGTATGCTCGCATTTTTACTGCAGTTGCTAAATTTTCCCCTGTGGTAACCTATTCTGTCATTATCTCTATCTAGCTCCTCTCTTTCTGTCATATTTCTGATTGTACTTGTCATTTTACAGCTAAGCAGTGGTACACTAGAGCACTTTCTTTACATGGCAATGAAGGCACTTTCAATGGATTTGTGAGCACAGTCAACTTGTGTTAGTTTGTATTTGTCATATACTTTCTTCTAACATTGTGTTTGACAGGCCTCCACCTGTAAAAGTAGGTGCTTGCCGAGCACTTTCCCAGCTCCTCCCTGAAGCAAATAAAGAAACTATTCAACCTCAGTTGTTGGATTTATTTTCATCCCTCACCAATCTTCTTATTCAAGTACTATACAATATAAATCATTTTGCCTTtcattttgtattatttttgcTTGCAATAGTTATGTTCATATGATTTCCAGGCATCTGATGAAACCTTGCATATGGTACTTGAAACATTACTTGCAGTAGTTAAGACAGGTTAGTGTATATTGCTTTTTGATATTTCAATAATAAATATCCAGTCCTCCTTCTGGACTGGTTTCTCCTTTTGTACCCGCATCTCTGAGTGCAACGCATATCTGACATCTTTGTGTGTGCTGTTCATCTTGGCGTTTCAATTCATTTATATTTATGCTGATATTTTTACTTATAGCTCATGAATCTCCGGAACTGGTTGAAAGCATTATTTCTCCTGTGATCCTCAATGTTTGGGCATTGCATGTTTCGGATCCTTTTATCAGTATTGATGCCCTTGAAGTTATTGAGGTAATAATTTGTCTTTCCCCCAAATTTTGTTTCTGAAAAATACTCTCTGTTTAGTGTTTAGTTCCTTTGTTGtttaaattaatcttttttAACTCACTACCTGGAATTCTAAGAGAGACAAAACCCCCCTTAGCCCTTTTGACTTATATTGAATGCTGCATGATCCAATCCCATATCGATATGGGTTATAGGAATTGGCAACAGCTAAATAATCTATTTGCAATTCCAGTTACAGAAGTATGGATGAGTATCATCCTAAAGCAAGTGACATGTTAACAATATCAACTAACATCTGAAGACTTACCCTCAATTTAGTGCATAAGCATTCGTCAAgcttagtatatatatatataatccaaGGGCCCTAAAGAGAAATTATTAGGGAGCTTTGCTTTATTCATAGTTTCTTCTGCTGTTTGATTGGTCAGAGAATTGAGAAACTTGTGTGTGttttggagaaaaaaaaaaagggggggggggggggttggCATCCAAGAATATGACATTTGCAGCTAAGTGACATTGTAAAATTTTCTCTTACAATCTACTTCATGATGGTTTGAATCCAAGTGGTTGGCAAATACAGTTTCTGACGCTAGTAGTCTTTGGGTATTCAATTTTGCATAATGCTTGATTTTCAATGATTATGCTTGATCAAGATGTTAATAAAATTGAGTCTTCTActcctttgcttgattctgtTCATCTCTGTCTTTTTAGGTAATCATAAATTTCAGTTCAGTTTTGAAATCCAAAGCTACAGCAAAAGGTTGAAGCTTTTGTTTGGACTGCTATTCTTACTCAAATTAAGGCAAATGATGTTCATAGAACTCACAAAACTCAAAAcagaacatatatatataaacatgtAGTATTAACTATAAGCACATCGGAAAATGATAGAGTAAAATCAGCACAGGAAAGAGAGAACTATgaaaattaacaaaacaaggAGTCACTTGAGCACTATAGCTGCTAGGTTTCACTTAGGCCTATTAAAATCCATAACTAACCACGAAAGTAATAAAGCAAATAATAGCAACTCagcaagtgagagaaagaataTATTACTCTTAGGTGCTTTGTCTTACATGAGAGGAATACTAGCATCTATTTATAACAACAGTAAATCCTTGATACTACTAAGGAAATAATGATAAATGCAATGCTAATCCTAAGAGATCATATTTGATACTCTTTGATATGACATGATCGTATCCTGATTTCTGACAAGGCCTGACTTACTTCAATCCTATTTCCCCCTTTATATCCAGTACTTCACACACCTTGATTCTATTACCATAGCTAGTGTTTGGTTTACAGAGGAACGGAGACAGACAAACAGGCAGAGACAATAGAGGCAGACACAAAACATTTGTCAATGTTATCTTGTGTTATGTACTCCATATATGGTTTCAGGTAAATAAGTAGAAAGTAAAGTCTTGAAACTAACTCTGTCAGCTTGGCACAGTAGTGATGTATGGCCATTTTCTTAgaggaaagagagagagagttgcaCCAATATTATCCTTATCAGACAGCCACTTGATAAGTTGTTCGCAGTGGCAGTTTGACAACCAGCTTTGATGCTCTGATAGGGCAATGAGGTGAATAATTTTTTGTCCCTAGGACACACTCTCTGTCCCTGTCTCTCATTTTCTCACTCCAAAAGTCCAAACATTTCAAAGCTTTTGACCGTGTTTCTATGTGCCTGTCCCTCTAAAAAACTCGGACTCCTCTTCCAAATCACTCACTTCTGACATCTCTTACTAATATTCAGGAATAAATGGAGGCCAATAATGCTTGGCTCAGTCCCTTTTGTTCTGATCACATGCACTTCAAAAAATTGTAGGCCTTTTACTGCTGTCGTCAAATGTGTATTACCTGTGGTTTAGATTTTGATTGCTGGCTCATCGAATTTGGGATTGCCTATAGTGAGATCACTTTGGTATATGCATTTGGTGCTTTAAATAACTATGGGTTCGCTTAGtagatttatttaattttctccTTAGATCTCGTAAAGATGCAAAGATCTTGTGGCTGCGCTTAGATTATGCTGGGAGTTGGAAGAAGGGTACTAAAACATAACTTTTGTTTTTTCCACTTACGACCATTAAAAGATATTTGAATATAAATGTTTTGCTTGATCTGAGATCTGAAATTATTAATCATTTGGTTCGTTATGCTCCATCGATGGTTTAGCTGCTAGATTTCTATCTGCacacttcatttttttttccaGGCAGTCAAGGGTGTTCCTGGATGTATACATCCTTTGGTTTCCAGAATTTTGCCGTATATTGGACCAATTTTGAATAAAGTATGACtacttaaatttattttttatttctatagACAGTTATTTCTGATCCACTTTTTTGAACTTTCTGATAGCCCTGATGCACTTCTTAAAATTTTCTGGTAGCCCCAAGAGCAGGCTGATGGGTTGGTAGCTGGCTCCTTAGATCTGCTAACAATGCTGTTGAAGGCAAGTCAACTTGCACTGTAGCCAATTTCTTTTACTTTTGTTAAATTCATTAACTAACTTAGATGTTTAAGcttgtattttgtttttctctttttctaaTGTCAGCTTGTCATAGCTTTGTGCAGAATGCACCCAAtgatgttgtcaaagcaatatATGATGTCTGTTTTAGTGCCATTATCAGAATAATCCTTCAAAGTGATGACCACAGTGAAATTCAGGTCAACTTTTTCAGATACACATAAATATCCAACAATTTCATTACTGTATTTGAAATTACTTTCAATTGTAACACAGAATTGAATGTTTGCATGTGCAGAATGCTACGGAATGTTTGTCTGCTTTTATATCTGGGGGAAGAGAACAAGTTCTTGTTTGGGGGGATTTTGGATCAACTATGAGAAGTTTACTTGATATAGCTTCAAGGTAGTCATGGTTATTTTACATGTCTTGGTAGATAAAAATCTACAATTAGTGCGCATTGCATTCTGAGGACTAGAATACATTTTCTAGACCCCCACAATTTTTCATGGAGTTCAAGGAAAAATTCACAATCAGATTAATTGACGGAAACttgttataataattaaaatttctttGTGCTGTTCAGTTTTCATGTCAAACCTTGCTGCAGGACATGAAAAAAAGCAAATGGGTGACTTCTAGCTCTACATATATTTATTCAGTTATTCCAGTTATGTCGTTatcgatttttattttatgaaattatcCCCGTTACATTTTGAGGCTGGAAATAAGTGGAAGCTTCAACTTTTGTGGTGATTGCTGAATGGTTGTAGTAACCAAAACGCAAGACAGCATAcattctttctattttttatttttgatttatttatttatttttcatgttGAATCCTCATGATAACTACAAGTTgtaaatttgttattttctttgtttttctgttttgtGCATGGTCTATTTGTTTGTCTGTGTGTGTTTACATTTAATGTTTCAGATTTTTCACTCTATTTCTTGTAAATTTGTAACAGGCTACTGGATCCCAATTTGGAAAGCTCGGGATCTCTTTTTGTTGGAAGTTACATTCTTCAACTTATATTGCATTTACCGTCACATATGGCAACACATATACGAGATTTGGTTGCTGCTATTGTTAGACGTATGCAATCTGCCCAAATTTCCAGCTTGAGAAGCTCACTGCTAGTAGTTTTTGCAAGATTGGTAATATATGCAAACTTATATATTAAGTTTGATTAATTCTTTTGTTGGTGTTTACCTGGGAGGGATATCTGGTTAGTAGCATATAGAAGTGGAAACACTAATAGAACTTGAATGCCTTGATTTCTTAGATTCcatcatttttaaaaatatctttagtAGATTCCTCTTGTGTATGGCTgcattaaaatattaaaatatggATGGAAAGAAATACAAGCTGTGACAAATTTGACCTAACCTACTTGTGGGTTAAGTTTGAAATTTGTAAGTCTATAATATTTGGTAGCTAATTAAACTCTTTTAGTATTTAGTTAAATATTCAGTTTTAATAATATGCAGGTTCATATGAGTGTTCCTAATGTTGGACAATTTATTGATTTGCTGATCTCTATTCCTGCTGAAGGTCATGATAACTCCTTTGCTTACGTAATGTCAGAATGGACTAAGCAGCAAGGTGAACATCCTTATGCCCTTCATATTGTGAAATCCTTCTGTCGTTGCTTTTTGGAAA
The genomic region above belongs to Arachis stenosperma cultivar V10309 chromosome 5, arast.V10309.gnm1.PFL2, whole genome shotgun sequence and contains:
- the LOC130980205 gene encoding uncharacterized protein LOC130980205 isoform X1 produces the protein MYLRSKALSIVYSCTSVLGTMAGVYKTETSSLILPMIKPWMQQFSSILEIPVQPENPDDWSVRMEVVKCLNQFVQYFSSLIKSEFEVVLGPLWNTFISTLRVYEQASIEGAEDSYDGRYDSDGSEKSLDSFVIQLFELLLTIVGNSRLSQLVLANAKELVFHTIAFLQMTEQQVHTWTTDANQFIADEEDATYSCRISGVLLLDEIISSFGAEGYLAIEDAAKRWFTESQTRKMSGTASWWRLREATLFALSSLSEQLLETEETGFESASLKHLIEQLVSDDSQAGPLEYPFLYARIFTAVAKFSPVLSSGTLEHFLYMAMKALSMDLPPPVKVGACRALSQLLPEANKETIQPQLLDLFSSLTNLLIQASDETLHMVLETLLAVVKTAHESPELVESIISPVILNVWALHVSDPFISIDALEVIEAVKGVPGCIHPLVSRILPYIGPILNKPQEQADGLVAGSLDLLTMLLKNAPNDVVKAIYDVCFSAIIRIILQSDDHSEIQNATECLSAFISGGREQVLVWGDFGSTMRSLLDIASRLLDPNLESSGSLFVGSYILQLILHLPSHMATHIRDLVAAIVRRMQSAQISSLRSSLLVVFARLVHMSVPNVGQFIDLLISIPAEGHDNSFAYVMSEWTKQQGEIQGAYQIKITTTALALLIASRHNELARVHVQGHLIKSDVGITTRSKAKSAPDQWVMLPLPTKIVGLLADALSEIQEQTLAGDEEESDWEEVQADTNEKDREFLQSVSISASGRHNDEHLEAMAKVFNEDQEDQYEDDLLSVTDPLNQINLANYLVDFFVNFSQSDRQLLDHICKSLNQSQQNAIQMVLQT